One Heteronotia binoei isolate CCM8104 ecotype False Entrance Well chromosome 10, APGP_CSIRO_Hbin_v1, whole genome shotgun sequence genomic region harbors:
- the LOC132577912 gene encoding uncharacterized protein LOC132577912: MLPSIHSGIYPKCTFDSKGLFTTNLELALARNQVHVASQQARLPPPQRESWTREPLDFSYKLYITPHIVRKPAEKSKEKPKKKEKMSMCALCEDLQRITSRWILPDIEEQKPPKIVTRFPHIGPYEAQLMFVKKGKYKCGRYQDPKPHDFRQYETGIPDFVTSYARDPLNLKFKSQHLSTVYGLQPLKEEKRGSKGRFITHKPRELKWDSKLFLPKEPWPTKSCSFTRYKDQRRAHSAFIERVEEVLSKLWQEKAKQKQDESRKLPGNPGQNKPRAAVSVERMTQVERRQKEMLPLSPSTGAFSCIRPVTHIKSQSLGYLLPTGIVQSVDDLRCK, from the exons ATGTTGCCCAGTATCCACAGTGGAATCTATCCCAAGTGTACTTTTGATTCAAAAGGACTATTTACTACAAACCTGGAACTAGCATTAGCACGCAATCAAGTTCATGTTGCATCACAGCAAGCCAGACTTCCACCACCTCAAAGAGAATCCTGGACAAGGGAACCTCTTGACTTCAGCTATAAACTGTATATCACTCCACACATTGTCAGGAAGCCAGCAGAAAAATCTAAAGAAAAgccaaagaagaaggagaagatgtcAATGTGTGCACTGTGTGAAGATCTACAAAGAATAACGTCCAGGTGGATTCTCCCAGACATAGAAGAGCAGAAGCCACCAAAGATAGTCACCAGGTTTCCTCATATAGGCCCCTATGAAGCACAATTGATGTTTGTGAAGAAGGGGAAATATAAGTGTGGCAGGTACCAAGATCCCAAGCCACATGATTTTAGACAG TACGAAACAGGTATACCAGATTTTGTGACAAGCTATGCCCGAGACCCTTTGAATCTAAAGTTCAAATCACAGCATTTAAGCACAG TCTATGGGCTTCAGCctttgaaagaagaaaaaagaggatccaaGGGAAGATTCATTACACACAAGCCTCGGGAACTCAAGTGGGATTCCAAGTTATTTCTTCCAAAGGAGCCTTGGCCTACGAAATCTTGTTCCTTTACG AGGTACAAAGACCAACGACGTGCACACAGCGCCTTTATAGAACGAGTGGAAGAAGTGTTAAGCAAACTGTGGCAGGAAAAG GCAAAGCAGAAGCAGGATGAAAGCAGGAAGCTACCAGGCAATCCAGGACAAAATAAACCAAGGGCAGCTGTTTCTGTTGAGAGAATGACGCAGGTTGAGAGGAGGCAAAAAGAAATGCTCCCTCTATCGCCATCTACAGGAGCATTCAGCTGTATTAGGCCAGTAACACACATAAAATCACAGTCTCTGGGCTACTTGTTGCCAACTGGGATAGTCCAGAGTGTTGATGATCTGAGATGCAAATAA